Sequence from the Lentilitoribacter sp. Alg239-R112 genome:
AGCGAAACGGTGGGCGAGCCATTTGCCATGCTTTTTGCTTCTGATAGTCAGAAATCTGTATTAGATTACGTAAACGCGTTGTCCGAGCATGGGGTTACAAGCATCTTAAATGATGGGCGCGAAGTTGTGGGGCGCGTATCATCGGGCGGAACATTACCTCTTTCCATGACCATTGGCCGCCTCTCGGGTTCGGGCGGATATTGCGCTGTTTTAAGAGATATCACCCAATCTAGATATGCTGAAGATGAACTTCGAAAAGCAAAGAAAGATGCTGAATCTGCGAGTTCGCATAAGTCAGATTTTCTTGCACGTGTTAGTCATGAAATTCGAACACCTTTAAATGCAATTATTGGGTTCTCCGATCTCATTTCTCAGGAACGTTTTGGCCCCACTGGTCATCCACGCTATGTTGAATATGCGCATGATATCAGCAAATCCGGTCGCCATGTGCTTGATATTGTCAACGATCTTTTGGACATATCAAAGATTGAGGCGGGTCAGCAAGAATTGGACTTCCAGTCGGTTAATCTCAACAACGAGATCAATGAAGCCTTATCCATTATGCAACAAATCGCGAATGAAAATAGGGTTGTTACCAGATCAAGTTTACCATCTGATGTTCCTAACGTCGTTGCTGATCAACGCTCAATTCGACAGATATTGCTGAACGTTTTATCAAATTCAATTCGGTTCACACCGGCAGGTGGACAAATAGTTGTATCGACATCTCTTGAAGCCAATGGGCATGTGCTTTTGCGTATCCGAGATAACGGCATTGGTATGAGTAGAGCAGAGCTTGAGCGCGCAATGCAACCATTTGGTCAAGTCGGGCAAGAAACGGTTCAACGCGGAGAAGGAACCGGACTTGGTTTACCTCTCACACGCGCTATGACGGAAGCGAACCGTGCAATGTTTGACATTATCTCTTCGCCCGGCGATGGAACGCTCGTGACAATAAACTTTCCGCCACAAAGAGTTCTCGCGGAGTAATTTAACCAACATATTTCTATAAAACATACATTGATTTTTGTGCTGGTGTTTAGGTTACACGACTGACCCTGAGCTTTCATCACATAAAAAAAGAGGCTCCTCAAAAGGAGCCTCATAAAATTAGACAAGCAATCATGACAGCATCTTAAAATGCTAAAATGATAATAACGCTTACCAATTGACATCCAAATAATTAAATCATTCAAATTGAATCTAGTTCGCGAAATTGCCGATTTAAATTTATATCAAGAGTTAAACCAATTTTGCCTCTGTCGCGGCTCTAAGTTCGTCTTCTGTAACACCATCAGCGAGTTCAACGAGTTTAAGTCCGCCCTCAACAACATCAAGCACCCCTAGATTGGTAATAATTCGATCAACGACAGCCTTGCCAGTTAAAGGAAGTGTACATTCTTTAAGAAGCTTTGATTCACCCTTTTTGTTCGTATGATCCATAACAACAACCACGCGCCCGACCCCAGCAACAAGATCCATCGCACCACCCATGCCTTTCACAAGCTTACCAGGGATCATCCAATTGGCCAGATCACCATTTTCTGCAACTTCCATTGCGCCCAAGATCGCCATTGCAATCTTGCCACCTCGGATCATGCCGAAGCTTTGTGATGAATCAAAATATGCTGTTTGAGGCAATTCAGTAATTGTTTGTTTGCCCGCGTTGATAAGGTCAGCATCGATATTTTCTTCTGTTGGAAATGGACCCATGCCCAGCATTCCATTCTCCGATTGAAGCGTAACCTCAATGTCATCAGGAATGAAATTTGCGACCAATGTCGGAATACCAATTCCCAAATTTACATACCAGCCATCTTGAAGTTCTTTTGCTGCTCTCGCAGCCATTTGATTACGATCCCACATGATAATTTCCTTCAAATCTTTATTAGGCTGCACTTACAGTACGTTGTTCAATTCGCTTTTCATGATCACCTTGAATAAGGCGATTTACATAAATACCGGGCAAATGGATGCCATCTGGATCTAGCGAACCTGTTGGCACGATCTCTTCAACTTCCGCGACACAAATTTTTCCACACATAGCAGCAGGTGGATTGAAATTTCTTGCTGTTTTGCGAAATACAAGATTACCTGTTTCATCAGCTTTCCATGCTTTTACAATGGATAAGTCAGCGAAAATGCCTTCTTCGAGAATATATGTTTCACCATTAAACTCTTTATGCTCCTTGCCTTCAGCAATCACAGTGCCAACACCTGTTTTTGTATAAAACCCCGGTATACCGCATCCCGCAGATCTCATTCGTTCAGCGAGGGTGCCTTGGGGAGCAAATTCCAGCTCGAGTTCACCTGAAAGATATTGGCGCATGAATTCTGCATTTTCACCAACATAGGATGAAATCATCTTTTTAACTTGGCGCGTTTGGAGTAAAATCCCAATACCAAAATCGTCCACACCTGCGTTGTTTGATGCAAAAGTTAAATCCTTTGCGCCATGTTTGTGAATTGCTTTAATAAGCAACTCAGGTATCCCACACAGGCCAAATCCACCTGCGGCAATAAGCATGTCATCATGCAACAAACCATCCAACGCATCATTTGCGTTTGCATATACTTTTTTCATGTCGATTTTCTCCAGTAATGAAGACCTTTATTCTCAAGAAACTCAATTGTTCAGTTAATGTTTAGACAAAAAAATAGATTAATCCAGTCACAAGTATAGATTATTTTTGCAACCGCGTGCAAACATAATTTGTGGTTTTTTTGCATTGGCATGATACACAGGTTATCAGGATTTTTAATTGGACAGTTTATCTGGGAGATATAGGTGATGCATTGGTTGAAAAATCGACTGGTTAAGTGGTCGATATTGCTATTGTTTTGCTTCGTTATCCTCATCTCGCTTGCTTGGGTTTTTATCCCAAGCATCGTTTCAACTGATCTTGTCAAGCAACGCTTCGAACTTGTAATTTCGGAAACTATTGGCCAAAAGGTAACCTTTAACACGGAGCCAAAAATTACATTATGGCCCAATGCTAAAATTTCTTTGGGCGCGGTAACAGTGGGAAAAACCGAAATCAGCACCGAGGAATCACTATTAATCGCCGATAGCGTTTCTGCTGATATGAGCCTATTTTCTGCACTATTTGGCGAACCAAGCTTTTCCAACTACAAATTAGTGCGGCCTACTGTGCAGTTAGAGATATATCCTGATGGCACATCTAACTGGCTTCCCACCTCAAATATTTTGGGCGGTTTGTTAAACTCTAATGTTTCAACGCAAACAACAAATTTGATTGTAAGCGCATCAACAGAAGGTCCTTTTGATTCTAACTTATTCGATTTTCAAAACCTGGAAATTGAAGGTGGAACCGTTCTACTGATAACCGATCCGGGAAATGAACCTGAGAAAATATCATCAATAAATGGTCGAATAACTCGTTCAAGCTTTACAAATACACTTACGACCAATTTTGAGGCGATTGTTCGCGGCGAGAAGATAAATCTGAACATAGTTGATCTTGATACTGTGAACCTTATTCATGGAGAAGTTGTTGATACGAATATCACCCTCAAATCCGATCTCGTCAATTTCAGCTATAATGGTGAAATTCAAGCTGGCAGCAAAGTTTTCCTTAAAGGCGAATTGGCGCTAAACACTCCATCAGTTAGACGCGCCATCGAGTGGTCCGGAAGCGAGATAAAACCGGGGGCAGCACTAGGGGCTGTTGATCTGCAAGCAGACGTCTCAGGAACACTGACAGGTGCAAAGTTTGAAGACCTTATCGTCAAGATCGGGGACAATCGTGGCATCGGCATATTGGACTATTCCCTGGAAGATGATGGCCCGCCAGTCTTGAGTGGCACACTTGCCTTTAACACACTTGATATCGAGTCATTTTTACGTGCTTTCACCCCTTTGCCAAAATCAAGCGATGATATTGCCAACACGATTGATACACGATTTTTGAAACAGCTTGGATTAGATCTCAGACTTTCCGCGCAATCAGCAAAATTTGGCCCGGTCGAAATGTCAAATTTAGCGGCAGCGGTGAAAGTCAATCGCGAAGATGCAACGTTTAATGTTGGAGATGCAACCGCATATGGTGGTCAACTGATTGGCAAGATTTCCATTTCTGACAAAGGTATTGATGGTGGTGGCGAAATTTCCATCTCAGTTCGCGCTGTGGACTTCGATGAGTTTTTTACAACCCTCGAATTGGAAGGCCCATTGCCGCGAGGCACTGGGGACCTTGATTTGAAACTCACCTCAGAACGACCGCTTTGGGCAACTGATGTTGCGAATATTCGAGGTGGGCTTTCTATCACTTTAAATGACGGATCCGTACCGGGAGTCAATCTTGATCAAATCAAACAACTTGCATCAGAAAAGAAGTTTTTTGGACTAAATGATGCTGCAAATGGCAGTTTAAGCTTTGACATGGCAGAATTGGACGTCGACATTGATGGCGGGATAGCAAGCATTCAACAAGCAATCATTATGTCCGGTGACGAGCAAATTATTCTGAATGGCATTATACCGTTCGCAAAGGGTAGTTTTGCGCTTCAAGGAAGCGTTAGTCCTATAGCCAGTCAATCTGGACAAACGAGTTCCGAATCTCCCAAACCGACCGACAATGTCTTTTTATTCTTTATCGGCGGTTCATGGCCAAACCCAATTGTATCACCATCTGTTCCAGCAGTTAAGTTCAGATAAAGACAAATTACTTACACATTTTGAAAATTGCAATCGCTTCATTGCTGACGGGTGCTACACTGGCAGCGCTAAACATTTCTGCGCTGAGTTAGTCAATGATCTGGGATTAAGTTCCAGAACAATTTTTGATACAATAAAAACGGGATGGTTGGGCCATTCGTCACTTGATTCTAGGCTCGATTGTCATCGCCCTGATCTGGATCATTGTGCACTTATTCCGGCCACCTTCAAATTAGAAATCAAATGCACTGAGACCACTGACCATCTCATCAAGCCCTAACGGTCTCGTGATCGATGGTTCTGCGCGCGAAACACAACCTTGACGTTCGCACAGGCGACATGTTGGACCTACTTCGATATTTGTGAGCTGACCGATATCAGAAGAATATCCTATCTGATCAGCATACTCGGACGAGCAACATAACATGATAGCTGTACGACGGACTGGGTCGTTCAGCGAACCTTTCAGGCCATCTACTGTTCGCGACAGCGTAATAAAGTCTGTACCATCAGGTAACTTCACCTGATTTGTAAACACTTGACCGGGCAGCGCGAATGCAGAATAAATGCTGTGTTTGGGGCATGCCCCGCCAAATTGGGAACGAGGATAACCTTTTGCACCAGCGCGCCGGACTATGTTACCGGCATTGTCTACTTCTAATAAAAAGTAGGGGACAGCGGGTAAATCTGGTCGCTGAAGCGTGGTCAACCGTGTGGCAACTTGTTCAAATGAAACATTAAACTGAGCGCTTAAAGCATCGATATCATATTCGTATCGTTTTGCGGCTGTTTGAAATTTGGCGTAAGGCATAATCAATGCATGAGCTGCATAACGAGCTAGCTCAGCGCGGGCAATCCGAATAGCTTCTTCGCCTTGTAGATTTAATCCCTCCAACTCATCCTGAATTGGTTTTGCAAGCGCAAGCATGCCCGCTTCTATCGCAATTTCCCGCAATCGATCATGCGGTGATAATCGTGCAGAAATAAACAACCGCATTGAATGCCTATCAAGTCGTCGTCGTAGACTTGGCATGGTCCTCACGGGCAGAACCTTTATCGTTATACCGTGTTTTGCTTTCAACCAATCACGCAAAGATGCAGCTGGCTCGTCAGCAGAAATAAATTCATCGCTGAACTTTTCAGCGGCCTCATCAATCCTGCCAAAATAATTTGGTCGTTCTTCAAATGCATTGCGGACAGTATCAATAGGCAACCGAGAGCCTGATATCTGCATTGAGCTATCATCTTTGGCTAACATTGCAGATAAATCACTTAATCGCATCAACTGCTCGGTGTAGGCACGATAAAGTTTGACCATTCCCGAAGCCGCATTCGGTGCGGCATCAGCAACTTCCACCAACTCTTGATCTCCAGGCAATTCGCCAATTAGCAAAGGATCATTAAATACTTCTTTCAAGGCGCTCAGAGTGCCTGCCCCTTCGACCTGCAATTCTTGCGGATCAATTTTATAAACAGATGAAAGTTTTATAATGAGCGGCACGGTCAACGGTCGCTGATTGCGCTCTATTAAATTCAAATATGACGGGGAAATTCCCAAATCCTCAGCCATCGCTGTTTGCGTTAAGCCAAGTGAATTGCGGATCCGGCGTACGCGCGGCCCAAGAAAAACTTTCTGATCAGCCATTATTCTCCAACTTATTACAAGTTTTTACTGATTTTGATTTAGTCAGTTTTTACAAAATTTACAAGTTTACAATTTGTCATTGTGAAAAAATATACAACATAACTCTATTTTATGATCATTTCTTACAATTTTCATGGATATGCACCGCATTCCATGTAAATTTAGTCACAGAGAAATCATATCCGCAAGGAGTAATCTTAATACTCTAAGCAAGTATGACAAAAATTTACAAACTGGCAAAACCTCTACCTGTCAGGCCAAAATATAATGGAGTTGATTATGGCACCTAAAACACGCGTTAAAGAGAGAGCTGAAGAGCAATCACATTCAATGCCTGAAAATCAGCAAGCATCTATTCATAGACTTGCCAACGATCTTCATCGTTTGAACAACTCAATCATGAAGGCTGTTGATGAGGGCGTATCAGTCGAATTAATTCGCTCAGCACGCCACCATGGCGGCGGTGGCAACTGGGGTGATCTTTTGGTGCCGGTCATTGTAGCTAACAAATAAAAATTCAACATAGACAACATTTTAATAAAGCCTCGCGCAAGCGGGGCTTTTTCTTATCCAGATATGAATCCGCTGATTATCGAAGAAAATTTATGTTATAAATCAATGGCAAGCATTGCTCTAAAGTAAAATTTGAGGCAACACACTAGCATTTTTAAATCGATTAGATTAAATATCGGTCACAGTTAAAATGGATATAAATCATGAGCAGTCAGACCATTCCAGTTGAACCTTTCGATTATGTCGTTTTTGGCGGCACCGGTGATTTAGCCGAACGAAAGCTCTTACCAGCACTATACCACAGACAGGTTGCGGGCCAATTTACAGACCCCACACGCATCATTGGCGCGTCCAGAACTGAGATGAGCCAAAAGGAATATCAAAAGTTTGCGCATGCAGCTTTGAAAGAACACGTCAAAGAAGCAGAGTATGACAAAGGTGAGGCTGATAAATTTGTCAATCGGCTTAATTATGTCTCATTAGATGCGAAAGCTGATCGTGGTTGGGATGAATTAAAAAAGATTTTGGATGAAGGTACAGAGAACGTTCGCGCCTTTTACATGGCTGTTGGCCCATCATTGTTTGGCGATATTTCTGAACGCATCCGCGACAATGGATTGATTACGGAAAAAACCCGAATTGTGGTTGAGAAACCACTCGGCAGAGATTTGGCTTCAGCTCAGGATCTGAATAACACAATTTCAAGTGTTTTCGATGAAGATCAAGTCTTTCGTATTGATCACTATCTCGGAAAAGAAACTGTTCAAAACCTTATGGCACTTCGATTTGCGAACATGCTCTATGAACCACTTTGGAATTCAGCACACATTGACCACGTACAAATCAATGTATCAGAATCTGTCGGACTAGAGGGGCGTGCAGGTTATTATAATAATGCAGGCGCGTTGCGAGATATGGTTCAAAATCACTTGGTACAGCTCATGTGCCTTGTCGCGATGGAACCGCCAGCGTCAATGAATGCTAAAAATGTCCGTGATGAAAAACTGAAGGTTCTACGTTCGCTTAAACGTATCGATACAAAGAATGCAGACAAAATGACTGTTAGAGGTCAATATAAAGCAGGAGCGTCAGAAGGCGGTGCGGTTTCAGGATACCTGGACGAATTGGGCGAGCCATCTAACATTGAGACTTATGTTGCAATCAAAGCAGAAATAGAGAACTGGCGTTGGAGCGGTGTTCCATTTTACCTACGCACCGGAAAGCGTATGCCAAATCGCGTCTCCGAGATTGTAGTAAATTTTAAAGCTGTACCTCATTCGATTTTTGGCGATGCAGGCCAAAATATGTATGCCAATCAACTCGTCATTCGTCTGCAACCCGATGAAGGCGTCAAACAATGGATCATGATTAAAGACCCAGGCCCTGGCGGCATGCGTTTGCGGCACGTTCCGCTTGATATGAGTTTTGCCGAGAGCTTCCAATCCAGAAATCCGGACGCCTACGAGCGGCTGTTACTCGACGTTATTCGCAATGATCAAACACTCTTTATGCGCGGAGATGAAGTTGAAGCGGCATGGGAATGGATTGATCCGATTTTAACTGCGTGGGAAGATACAGAGCAACTTGCTCAGACTTATACGGCGGGCACATCTGGCCCCAGCCAAGCCATAGCATTAATCGAACGCGATGGACGTACTTGGTATGATCATGAATAACATTACCAATCACCTTTATGAAAGCAGACCGCAATTAGCCGTTAGTTTAGCTGATGATATCGTTATACGCTTAAGCGATGCCATCAACAAAAACGACCATGCATCTCTTGCAGTCTCAGGTGGCTCCACACCAAAACTCCTTTTTCAAGAGCTCTCAACACGCACCCTGCCTTGGGATAAGGTTACAATTATCCTTGTTGACGAAAGATATGTCGCACCAGATGATCCGCGATCAAATGAAAAACTTGTTAGAGAAAACCTTGCAAATAATGAGGCTTCCACCGTTAACATTCTTGGTTTTTGGAAGGATGGTTATGCTATTCATGACGCAATGAATATGTTGGACGCCAAATTCAAAGACATGAATAATTTCGATGTTGTTATTCTGGGCATGGGGCTTGATGGTCATACGGCTTCATTTTTCCCCGGCGGAAGTAATTTGACTGACGCCATAAATCCTACATGTTCAAAAGCTATCTTGGACATGGAAGCTGAGGGTGCCGGTGAGCCGCGACTAACAATAACATTGCCACAAATCATGAAAGCGCACTACCATGTGCTGCATATTGAAGGCGATGAAAAACATGAAGTGCTTCAACAAGCGATGTCCGAAGATGCAGAACAGATTTTGCCAATCCGGTCTGTTGTTGAAGCTGTTAAACTGCCGATACATCTATATTGGGCCCCTTAATCTAATAGGAATTTAATTAGCTAGTTGCTAGTTTGAGAAGGAAGACCATGTCCACTGATCAGCGCATTCTGGATATTACAAAACGTATCATTGAACGTTCGAAACCAACACGCGAACCATATTTGGATCGTGTCAGACAGTCCGCACACAAGGGACCGCATCGATCGAAATTAGGTTGCACAAATCTGGCTCACGGATTTGCCGCAAGCGGTGAAGATAAGGCTGATCTGTCAACTGACATAAAACCAAATATTGGCATTATAAATGCCTATAATGACATGCTTTCGGCTCACCAGCCGTTTCAGTTTTTTCCTGATATTATCAAAAAAGCCGCTCGCGAAGCAGGTGGAACAGCCCAAGTTGCAGGTGGAGTACCAGCCATGTGCGATGGCGTTACCCAGGGTGAACCGGGAATGGAATTGTCGCTCTTCTCGCGCGATATCATTGCAATGGCAACGGCTGTTGGTTTGTCACACGACATGTTTGATGCAGCTATTTACCTTGGCGTATGCGATAAAATTGTTCCTGGTCTGACAATTGCAGCTCTCACATTTGGCCATCTTCCAGCGATCTTCGTGCCCGCTGGGCCAATGACAAGCGGTATGTCAAATAAGGACAAGGCAAGAATACGCCAGCTCTATGCTGAGGGTAAGGTTGGGCGTGCTGAACTTTTGGAATCGGAATCCAAATCCTATCACGGTCCAGGTACATGCACATTTTATGGCACGGCAAATTCAAATCAAATGCTGATGGAAATCATGGGACTGCATATTCCAGGCTCATCATTTATTAATCCAGGTACTAAACTGCGCGACGCACTTACAGAAGAAGCGGCAAAACGCGCAATTGCCATTACTGCAATGGGTAATGAATTTACCCCAGTTGGAGAAATGATTGACGAGCGCTCAATCGTCAACGGCGTTATAGGCCTGCATGCAACCGGCGGCTCTACCAACCATACAATGCACATTGTGGCGATGGCAAAGGCAGCAGGAATTCATCTAACGTGGCAAGACATTTCAGAACTTTCTGATGTTATTCCACTTCTCGCTCGTGTTTATCCAAATGGCCCCGCCGATGTGAACCATTTTGCAGCTGCTGGCGGACTAGGCTATCTAATTGGAGAATTGTTAGATAGCGGACTTTTGCATGAAGATGTGCGCACCGTTTGGGGCCAAGGCCTTGATGCTTATCGCGTTGAAGCAAAACTGAACGAAAGCGGAGCTGTTCACCGTGTTGCGGCACCCAAAGAGAGCGGTGATCCCAAGGTGATTTCAAAAGCGTCAACACCATTTCGCGATGATGGTGGCTTGAAAATGCTAAAGGGTAATGTTGGTAGCTCAGTGATTAAAGTTTCCGCTGTCAGAAAAGACAATATGGTGATTAAGGCCCCGGCAAAAATTTTTCATAGTCAAGCGGCATTACAGGCAGCGTTCAAGGCTGATGAGCTTAATGGTGATTTCGTGGCCGTTGTTCGTTTTCAAGGGCCGCAAGCTAATGGCATGCCGGAGTTACATAAATTAACCCCTCCATTGGGTGTGCTGCTTGATCGTGGTCAAAAAGTTGCTCTTCTAACTGATGGCCGCATGTCTGGTGCTTCAGGTAAAGTTCCAGCTGCAATTCACATGACCCCTGAAGCGAAGAATGAAGGTAACATCGCCAGAATACGCGAAGGTGATATGATCGAGTTAGATGCAATTAACGGCACATTAAACGTGCTTGTTGATGAGGCCGAATTTAATGCACGTGAAATCGCGACTTGTGATCTTAGTGATAATGAATTTGGTATGGGTCGCGAATTGTTTGCTGCTTTTAGGGCTATCGCATCAAACTCAGATGAAGGTGCCAGCGTTTTCTGATTAGCGTGTATATATTAACGGTTTTATCAGATTACCTAACTCTGGCATTCTGCTTCACCCAGCTCTCTAACCTGGAACGAACATCCTGTACTTCACTGCGCAACCGTTGATAATCTTCTTTGCTGCCAACTCCAGAAGCATGTACTTCTTGCGGTGAAGGCTGACCTGCAACCTGAACATCAGGTTCATAACGGGTCTGCATTGTTTCTTGTTCAAGCGCTTGATCTAAGGTCGACTGAGTAGCAACCGGGTGCTGCATTGCATTTGGATATATTGGCACATGTTGACCGTCGGCATAGACAGCATGTTGCATTGGCGCCTGATATGTTGCGCCTGGCATCATTCGTGGATCGGTGTAGGGCTGCTGATGAACCGGTGATGATGCCCCATATGCTTGATTGTGGACATATGAATGGATGGGCACATGATTTTGATGATTACTCTGCCGTGTTGGTTCGTCCTGATTTTGGATAGCTGCTGGATGATTTGCATCCGAACTTTGTTCGAAATGGGAATCACGATCATCGATATATGGCGCGGCCCTCAAATCTACTCCAGCTGACTGCGATTTGTAATTTTGCTGAATGCCATTCCACGCACCAATTATAATAGCATATAAAACACCCAACATCCCTGCAATGAATGCAAATAGTACAACTGTAATTTTACGAGACATAGTTGAGGGAACATCTGGATATTCCGCTCTGGAGATGACTTGAATTTTAGAACTATAAAGCTCTCCCTGAACAGCCGTCTCGCTAGAACTCCTGAGTAGTTGCTCATATAATGCGCGTATCGATCCTGCTTTGCGGGTAAGTTCTTCTAGCTCCAGATTCTCTACAGATTGATCAGATGACTTGGATTTCAAAACGGCAAGTTGGGATGCCAGTTCAGCCTCAGACTGCTGAGTTCTTTTTGCATCTCGTTGTGCTGCAGCAATTATCCGGCGAAGTTCATCACGAATGTCAGATTCAAGCGCTTTTACAGAGGCCTGTGCAGCTACCAACTTTGGGTGCCTTGGCCCTAAACCAACCGCAAGTGAGTCACTCGTCGATTTTGCCTCACTATATTGTTTTCGTTGTTCAGAAAGCGTTGTCGTGAGAGCAGCCTGAGGAAAAGACCCGGATATAACTGCGTTAACATCAACCTTTGCCAACTCCTTTGCAAGAATAGTTTTAGCTATTTGCTCTGCTCTAACTTTTGTTAGGCTGTCACTTAAAGACTGCATCTCTTTTTTATTGATCACGCCTCCACCAACATCGATAATATCATTTTCGGCTCGATACTTGACAACAGCCTTCTCAGCGTCATCCAAACGCAGGCGCAGTTCATCCAATCTGGCGTTGATCGATGTCGACGTTTGATTGAAGAAACCTGATTTTTTCTGGCTGTATTCTTTTAGAAACTGCTCTACCAGAGAGTTTGCGATGATTGCTGATTTCTCAGCATTACGCGTGGTAACACCGAGACTCACGACAAGTGTTTTGGGATCACGCCCTACACTGATGCTTTTTCTCAACTGATCCAGGACACGTTTATTAACGTCTGTACCAATACTCGATGCAGATGAGAATAATTCCTTAAGAGCAGACCCTATGCCTCCGCTATTTCGGCTAAATTCAGGATCATTTGTCAGACCAAGCTCATCTATGGTATTTTCCAACACGCTAGTAGATGTCGCAACGCGCATTTGCGTATCAACAAGTGCAAGCAACAACTCAGAGCTAGCAGGATTATTACTCAAATCAGTATTGATTAAACGTAACTCACGCGGATCAAGAAATATCTGACTTTCAGCATAATATTTATGTGGTGTAGACAATGCGACCAACACGCCAATAAATGCCCCGATCAAAGCAAGTATAATTATCAAATATTTCCTTTGCCAAACCGATATAACAATCGCAACAAAGTCTAAAAGCGGCTTATCGGGGTCGTGATAATATGCTCTCAGCTTACGATTACTACGTCCCCCCTGTTCATGAGCGGGTTTATGAGATTGGTGAGAATAGTCCAGTAGATCATCATGCTGATTGTGGATTGGTTCAGATTTTTCTTTCTGTTGCTTTTTTTGCCGATTTGCGAA
This genomic interval carries:
- the edd gene encoding phosphogluconate dehydratase, which gives rise to MSTDQRILDITKRIIERSKPTREPYLDRVRQSAHKGPHRSKLGCTNLAHGFAASGEDKADLSTDIKPNIGIINAYNDMLSAHQPFQFFPDIIKKAAREAGGTAQVAGGVPAMCDGVTQGEPGMELSLFSRDIIAMATAVGLSHDMFDAAIYLGVCDKIVPGLTIAALTFGHLPAIFVPAGPMTSGMSNKDKARIRQLYAEGKVGRAELLESESKSYHGPGTCTFYGTANSNQMLMEIMGLHIPGSSFINPGTKLRDALTEEAAKRAIAITAMGNEFTPVGEMIDERSIVNGVIGLHATGGSTNHTMHIVAMAKAAGIHLTWQDISELSDVIPLLARVYPNGPADVNHFAAAGGLGYLIGELLDSGLLHEDVRTVWGQGLDAYRVEAKLNESGAVHRVAAPKESGDPKVISKASTPFRDDGGLKMLKGNVGSSVIKVSAVRKDNMVIKAPAKIFHSQAALQAAFKADELNGDFVAVVRFQGPQANGMPELHKLTPPLGVLLDRGQKVALLTDGRMSGASGKVPAAIHMTPEAKNEGNIARIREGDMIELDAINGTLNVLVDEAEFNAREIATCDLSDNEFGMGRELFAAFRAIASNSDEGASVF
- a CDS encoding GumC family protein gives rise to the protein MHRKRRSLLDYAPAGSKQDDRGHASEHQRSKLNDGDTLPSQKSKLRSLANVFANRQKKQQKEKSEPIHNQHDDLLDYSHQSHKPAHEQGGRSNRKLRAYYHDPDKPLLDFVAIVISVWQRKYLIIILALIGAFIGVLVALSTPHKYYAESQIFLDPRELRLINTDLSNNPASSELLLALVDTQMRVATSTSVLENTIDELGLTNDPEFSRNSGGIGSALKELFSSASSIGTDVNKRVLDQLRKSISVGRDPKTLVVSLGVTTRNAEKSAIIANSLVEQFLKEYSQKKSGFFNQTSTSINARLDELRLRLDDAEKAVVKYRAENDIIDVGGGVINKKEMQSLSDSLTKVRAEQIAKTILAKELAKVDVNAVISGSFPQAALTTTLSEQRKQYSEAKSTSDSLAVGLGPRHPKLVAAQASVKALESDIRDELRRIIAAAQRDAKRTQQSEAELASQLAVLKSKSSDQSVENLELEELTRKAGSIRALYEQLLRSSSETAVQGELYSSKIQVISRAEYPDVPSTMSRKITVVLFAFIAGMLGVLYAIIIGAWNGIQQNYKSQSAGVDLRAAPYIDDRDSHFEQSSDANHPAAIQNQDEPTRQSNHQNHVPIHSYVHNQAYGASSPVHQQPYTDPRMMPGATYQAPMQHAVYADGQHVPIYPNAMQHPVATQSTLDQALEQETMQTRYEPDVQVAGQPSPQEVHASGVGSKEDYQRLRSEVQDVRSRLESWVKQNARVR